Proteins encoded in a region of the Frondihabitans sp. 762G35 genome:
- a CDS encoding CYTH and CHAD domain-containing protein produces MSRTEQIEIERKYDVDGAVRVPDLRGTGPVETVAVDEPVLLRAVYFDTAEHLLLANRITLRRRTGGHDAGWHVKLPAGLGARRELHAPLGIDPDEALPATLRHAVEIVLRGRPLHAVLVLETTRTATHLLDADGRALAELADDEVEATHPGTAEVRRWREWELELAPGISRADGESLQDAVGDALQRAGASASASVSKLSRGLGDALPAVVVAAPADPSESAERPKKSSAGAFVTRALDAAVTEFQELDGPTREGEDDAVHRFRTATRRLRGILRLGGSVLDADEAARVDDALARIGRAAGASRDLEVALALVDRTALAAPESFVAQETLGRLRASLRESARDAAHDLDRAMTDPSYFELLDRLDRLVEVVPSGEDAGRKADDVVAGRLRKATRRARRRLDAAVRSIESGEVDLALVHSARKATRTLRYEHQAARRAGVTGSASRKAARRAHDVQDVLGEALDAANAVTLFVDAAEKARWAGEDTFGYGVLATVASAERDRALAHLPRLARRLA; encoded by the coding sequence ATGTCGCGAACCGAGCAGATCGAGATCGAACGCAAGTACGACGTGGACGGCGCCGTGCGCGTGCCCGACCTCCGGGGGACGGGCCCCGTCGAGACGGTGGCGGTCGACGAACCCGTGCTCCTCCGGGCGGTCTACTTCGACACCGCCGAGCACCTCCTCCTCGCCAACCGCATCACCCTGCGTCGACGCACCGGAGGGCACGACGCCGGCTGGCACGTCAAACTCCCCGCGGGTCTCGGCGCCCGCCGCGAGCTGCACGCCCCGCTCGGGATCGACCCCGACGAGGCCCTCCCGGCGACCCTCCGCCACGCGGTCGAGATCGTCCTCCGCGGTCGGCCCCTGCATGCCGTCCTCGTGCTGGAGACGACGCGCACGGCCACCCACCTGCTCGACGCCGACGGGCGAGCGCTCGCCGAGCTGGCCGACGACGAGGTCGAGGCCACGCATCCGGGCACGGCCGAGGTGCGGCGCTGGCGGGAGTGGGAGCTGGAGCTGGCCCCCGGCATCTCCCGCGCCGACGGCGAGTCCCTGCAGGATGCGGTCGGCGACGCCCTCCAGCGAGCGGGCGCCTCGGCCTCCGCCTCCGTCTCGAAGCTCTCGCGCGGCCTCGGCGACGCACTGCCCGCCGTCGTGGTCGCGGCTCCGGCCGATCCGTCGGAGTCGGCGGAGCGCCCCAAGAAGTCGTCCGCGGGGGCCTTCGTCACGCGGGCGCTCGACGCGGCCGTGACCGAGTTTCAAGAGCTCGACGGACCGACCCGCGAGGGGGAGGACGACGCCGTGCACCGCTTCCGGACCGCGACGCGGCGGCTCCGGGGCATCCTGCGTCTCGGCGGATCCGTGCTGGACGCCGACGAGGCCGCCCGGGTCGACGACGCGCTGGCCCGGATCGGTCGCGCCGCCGGCGCCAGTCGCGATCTGGAGGTCGCCCTCGCCCTCGTCGACCGGACGGCGCTCGCCGCCCCCGAGTCGTTCGTCGCGCAGGAGACCCTCGGTCGTCTCCGCGCCTCGCTCCGGGAGTCCGCCCGCGACGCCGCACACGACCTCGACCGCGCGATGACCGACCCGTCGTACTTCGAGCTGCTCGACCGGCTCGACCGGCTCGTCGAGGTCGTGCCGAGCGGCGAGGACGCCGGGCGGAAGGCGGACGACGTCGTCGCGGGCCGGCTCCGGAAGGCCACCCGGCGCGCGAGGAGACGCCTCGACGCGGCCGTCCGATCGATCGAGAGCGGCGAGGTCGATCTCGCCCTCGTCCACTCCGCGCGCAAGGCCACGCGGACGCTCCGCTACGAGCACCAGGCCGCGCGACGCGCAGGAGTCACGGGGTCGGCGAGCCGGAAGGCCGCCCGGCGCGCGCACGACGTCCAGGACGTCCTCGGCGAGGCGCTCGACGCGGCGAACGCCGTCACGCTCTTCGTCGACGCCGCGGAGAAGGCGCGCTGGGCGGGGGAGGACACCTTCGGCTACGGGGTCCTCGCCACCGTCGCCTCCGCGGAGCGCGATCGCGCGCTCGCTCACCTTCCCCGTCTGGCGCGGCGTCTGGCCTGA
- a CDS encoding DUF1697 domain-containing protein, translating to MADHVALLRGINVRRAKRIAMADLRAVVEGLGFHDVTTVLASGNVVFAGRAVPDPATLREAVRDGTGVDAPLVIVAGERFREIAAANPLRRDDRDATRLLVSFPAAPLDVDALLLAAPTTRDLVPEEFVATPGAIYQWLPDGVLASRVPAAFWRSVGVTVTARNDATVRRVVAVLDARQTLDAR from the coding sequence GTGGCCGATCACGTCGCCCTGCTCCGCGGCATCAACGTGAGGCGGGCGAAGCGGATCGCGATGGCCGATCTCCGCGCTGTGGTCGAGGGCCTGGGGTTTCACGACGTGACGACGGTCCTCGCCAGCGGGAACGTCGTCTTCGCGGGCCGCGCCGTCCCGGATCCTGCGACCCTCCGGGAGGCCGTCCGCGACGGCACCGGCGTGGACGCGCCGCTCGTGATCGTCGCGGGCGAGCGCTTCCGCGAGATCGCCGCGGCGAATCCGCTCCGGCGCGACGATCGCGACGCCACGCGCCTCCTGGTCTCGTTCCCCGCGGCGCCGCTCGACGTCGATGCCCTTCTCCTGGCGGCGCCGACCACCCGCGACCTCGTGCCCGAGGAGTTCGTCGCGACGCCCGGCGCGATCTACCAGTGGCTCCCCGACGGAGTGCTGGCGTCGCGCGTCCCCGCGGCCTTCTGGCGCTCGGTCGGAGTCACGGTGACCGCCAGAAACGACGCGACCGTCCGCCGCGTGGTCGCGGTCCTCGACGCCCGCCAGACCCTCGACGCCCGCTAG
- a CDS encoding S9 family peptidase produces MEHSPARNPDDAVSPTAPRAAKKPRTRSHHGHDFVDDYEWLREKESAEVLAHLEAENAYTEATTKHLAGLRTTIFEEIKGRVQETDLGVPTREGDYWYYSRTEEGKQYGIQCRLPVDGPDDWTPPVIEAGVPAPGEEVVFDGNVEAEGHDFFSMGSFDVSPDGALLAFATDLEGDERYTLRIRDLRTGENLPDVIAETAPGATFDASGRYLFYPTVDDSWRPDTIWRHEVGGPTDDVKVFEEPDDRYWIGVGMTRSRQYLVIDAGSKITSETWLLDTADPTGEFRVVWPRREGVEYEVEHAIVGGSDRLLVLHNDGAPGFELVDVPADDPLSTTDRRVVVAHRDGRRLEGVDAFAKHLLVDFRSDGLSQIGVIGLHPDGYGDLEPLAFDEELFTAGWSANPEFAQTTARFVFSSFVTPTTVSDLDVTTGGRRLLKQQVVLGDYDAGDYEQRREWATAADGTRVPVSLVWRRDLVREGEPAPLHLYGYGSYEHSIDPGFSVARLSLLDRGVVFAVAHVRGGGEMGREWYENGKTLTKRNTFTDFVAVAEHLVAEGRTTPERLVAEGGSAGGLLMGAVANLAPGLFAGILAAVPFVDALTSILDPDLPLTVIEWDEWGDPLHDPEVYEYMRSYTPYENVPDDASGYPRILAVTSLNDTRVLYVEPAKWVARLREAGAPVSLKIEMQAGHGGVSGRYESWRERAFEVAWILDVLGLA; encoded by the coding sequence ATGGAGCACTCCCCCGCCCGGAATCCCGACGACGCCGTCTCCCCGACGGCTCCGCGAGCCGCCAAGAAGCCCCGCACGCGTTCGCACCACGGTCACGACTTCGTCGACGACTACGAGTGGCTCCGCGAGAAGGAGAGCGCCGAGGTCCTGGCGCACCTCGAGGCCGAGAACGCCTACACCGAGGCCACGACGAAGCACCTCGCGGGGCTGCGGACCACGATCTTCGAGGAGATCAAGGGCCGCGTGCAGGAGACCGACCTCGGCGTGCCGACGCGCGAGGGCGACTACTGGTACTACTCCCGGACCGAGGAGGGCAAGCAGTACGGCATCCAGTGCCGCCTGCCCGTGGACGGTCCCGACGACTGGACCCCGCCCGTCATCGAGGCCGGCGTGCCCGCACCGGGCGAGGAGGTCGTCTTCGACGGCAACGTCGAGGCGGAAGGTCACGACTTCTTCTCGATGGGGAGCTTCGACGTCTCCCCCGACGGGGCCCTGCTCGCCTTCGCGACCGACCTCGAGGGCGACGAGCGCTACACGCTCCGCATCCGCGACCTCCGAACGGGCGAGAACCTCCCCGACGTCATCGCCGAGACGGCGCCCGGCGCGACCTTCGACGCCTCCGGCCGCTACCTCTTCTACCCCACCGTCGACGACTCCTGGCGCCCCGACACCATCTGGCGGCACGAGGTCGGCGGCCCGACCGACGACGTCAAGGTCTTCGAGGAGCCCGACGACCGCTACTGGATCGGCGTCGGCATGACGCGCAGCCGCCAGTACCTCGTCATCGACGCGGGTTCCAAGATCACCAGCGAGACCTGGCTCCTCGACACGGCCGACCCGACGGGCGAGTTCCGCGTCGTCTGGCCCCGTCGCGAGGGCGTCGAGTACGAGGTGGAGCACGCCATCGTCGGCGGCAGCGACCGGCTCCTCGTCCTCCACAACGACGGCGCCCCCGGCTTCGAGCTCGTCGATGTCCCGGCCGACGACCCCCTGTCGACCACCGACCGCCGCGTCGTCGTCGCTCACCGCGACGGCCGCCGCCTCGAGGGCGTCGACGCGTTCGCGAAGCACCTGCTCGTCGACTTCCGCTCCGACGGGCTCTCCCAGATCGGTGTGATCGGCCTCCACCCCGACGGCTACGGCGACCTCGAGCCGCTCGCCTTCGACGAGGAGCTCTTCACCGCGGGCTGGAGCGCCAACCCCGAGTTCGCGCAGACGACGGCGCGGTTCGTCTTCAGCTCGTTCGTGACGCCGACGACCGTCTCCGACCTCGACGTGACCACCGGCGGTCGGCGGCTCCTCAAGCAGCAGGTCGTCCTCGGCGACTACGACGCCGGCGACTACGAGCAGCGCCGCGAGTGGGCGACCGCCGCCGACGGCACGCGCGTGCCGGTCTCGCTCGTGTGGCGACGCGACCTCGTCCGCGAGGGCGAGCCGGCGCCGCTCCACCTCTACGGCTACGGCTCCTACGAGCACAGCATCGACCCCGGCTTCAGCGTCGCCCGCCTCAGCCTCCTCGATCGCGGCGTCGTCTTCGCGGTCGCGCACGTGCGGGGCGGCGGCGAGATGGGCCGCGAGTGGTACGAGAACGGCAAGACGCTCACGAAGCGGAACACCTTCACCGACTTCGTCGCCGTCGCCGAGCACCTCGTCGCTGAGGGCCGGACGACGCCCGAGAGGCTCGTCGCCGAGGGCGGGAGCGCCGGCGGGCTCCTGATGGGCGCGGTCGCCAACCTCGCCCCCGGCCTCTTCGCCGGCATCCTCGCGGCCGTGCCCTTCGTCGACGCCCTCACGAGCATCCTCGACCCCGACCTGCCGCTCACCGTGATCGAGTGGGACGAGTGGGGAGACCCGCTGCACGACCCCGAGGTCTACGAGTACATGCGCTCGTACACGCCGTACGAGAACGTGCCCGACGACGCCTCCGGCTACCCGCGCATCCTGGCCGTCACCTCGCTCAACGACACCCGCGTGCTCTACGTCGAACCGGCGAAGTGGGTGGCGCGACTCCGCGAGGCGGGAGCCCCGGTGTCGCTGAAGATCGAGATGCAGGCGGGCCACGGCGGCGTCAGCGGACGCTACGAGTCCTGGCGCGAGCGCGCCTTCGAGGTGGCCTGGATCCTCGACGTCCTCGGCCTGGCCTGA